A single region of the Deltaproteobacteria bacterium genome encodes:
- a CDS encoding Rrf2 family transcriptional regulator — translation MQVTKTLDYAVRSLTYMGNEPVVKHSMKEISEQQHIPVNYLAKIMRRLVKKGLVRSMVGPDGGYTLRRPPGEISLREIYEAIEGEIRMVDCMDKDSICFLHETCPQLPVWDRIQLSMIKILEETTLEDMLSEGKLARVSKAN, via the coding sequence ATGCAGGTAACAAAAACATTAGACTACGCAGTCAGATCCTTAACATATATGGGGAACGAACCTGTAGTCAAACATAGCATGAAAGAGATTTCAGAGCAGCAGCATATACCTGTAAACTACCTGGCCAAAATAATGCGCAGGCTCGTAAAAAAAGGACTGGTAAGGTCGATGGTTGGACCTGACGGAGGCTACACGCTCAGGAGACCTCCCGGGGAGATAAGCCTGAGGGAAATATACGAGGCTATCGAAGGCGAGATAAGGATGGTAGATTGTATGGACAAAGATTCTATATGCTTTCTGCACGAAACATGCCCTCAGCTGCCCGTTTGGGACAGGATTCAGCTATCCATGATCAAGATACTTGAAGAGACGACTCTCGAAGATATGCTGAGCGAAGGAAAACTGGCACGGGTTTCAAAGGCTAATTAA
- a CDS encoding DUF488 domain-containing protein encodes MSKKPGRTSMQIKLKRVYNKAEESDGVRILVERLWPRGLSKKDAQVDLWLKDVAPSGELRKWFGHDPSKWDEFRKLYFAELESKSEALGELTNVLRKGDVTFVYASKEENYNNSVALKEYLEKRYNN; translated from the coding sequence ATGTCAAAAAAACCAGGCCGTACTTCGATGCAGATCAAACTAAAACGCGTTTATAATAAAGCCGAAGAAAGCGACGGCGTGCGTATACTTGTCGAGCGGCTCTGGCCGAGAGGATTGTCAAAGAAAGATGCGCAAGTCGATTTGTGGCTGAAAGATGTGGCCCCTTCTGGAGAGCTTCGTAAATGGTTCGGCCACGATCCGTCCAAGTGGGATGAATTCAGAAAACTTTACTTCGCCGAATTGGAAAGCAAAAGCGAAGCACTTGGCGAACTGACCAATGTTTTGAGAAAGGGGGACGTCACATTCGTTTACGCCTCGAAGGAGGAGAATTACAACAATTCGGTTGCGCTCAAAGAATATCTGGAAAAACGCTACAACAATTAA
- a CDS encoding non-heme iron oxygenase ferredoxin subunit, translated as MSDFEKIAKVSEVPPGEVKSFVVGNEMVAVCNVDGKFYAFRDECTHQALPLSDGILEGNKITCIYHGAEFDVETGEALCLPATDDVETYPVKIEGEDLLILIED; from the coding sequence ATGTCCGATTTCGAGAAAATAGCTAAAGTATCCGAGGTGCCTCCGGGGGAAGTCAAATCTTTTGTGGTAGGGAACGAAATGGTCGCTGTGTGTAACGTAGACGGTAAATTTTACGCGTTCAGGGATGAATGCACACATCAGGCGCTGCCCCTTTCGGACGGCATTCTTGAAGGCAATAAAATCACCTGTATTTATCACGGGGCCGAATTCGATGTCGAAACAGGCGAAGCCCTATGCCTCCCTGCTACTGACGACGTCGAGACTTACCCAGTGAAAATAGAAGGTGAAGATTTACTTATACTGATTGAAGACTAA
- a CDS encoding cold shock domain-containing protein — protein MQGKVKWFNSSKGYGFIQSDEVGKDIFVHYSVIEGDGYKSLTEGETVEFDITEGPKGPQATKVVKVSSEQAS, from the coding sequence ATGCAGGGTAAAGTGAAGTGGTTTAATAGCTCAAAAGGCTACGGATTTATTCAGTCCGATGAAGTTGGTAAAGATATATTTGTACACTACAGCGTCATTGAGGGCGATGGATATAAAAGCCTTACTGAAGGCGAAACCGTAGAATTCGACATTACAGAGGGGCCAAAAGGACCTCAGGCAACAAAAGTTGTCAAGGTGAGCTCGGAACAGGCTTCTTAG
- a CDS encoding OmpA family protein, giving the protein MIFICASDYSQAQIELRSEPLDLVFESVDLEFRTEDIKGETQDLEITETDTEITIELSGDILFDFDKWDIREEAEPTLGNVAEVINRYGDSKVIVEGHTDSKGSDSYNQELSQKRADSVKSWLVKFGEVDEARVTTEGRGESEPVAPNSDSDGSDNPEGRQKNRRVEITVEK; this is encoded by the coding sequence ATGATTTTTATATGTGCTTCCGATTATTCGCAGGCGCAAATAGAGCTTAGGAGTGAGCCGCTCGACCTTGTTTTCGAGAGTGTTGATCTGGAGTTCCGGACGGAGGATATCAAGGGAGAAACACAGGACCTTGAAATCACCGAGACCGATACGGAGATAACAATTGAGCTTTCGGGCGATATTCTGTTTGATTTCGACAAGTGGGATATCCGCGAGGAGGCCGAGCCTACTCTTGGAAATGTGGCCGAGGTGATAAACCGATATGGAGATTCCAAGGTTATTGTAGAAGGCCATACCGATTCAAAAGGCTCCGATTCGTATAATCAGGAGCTTTCTCAGAAGCGCGCGGATTCCGTGAAGAGCTGGCTTGTGAAATTCGGGGAAGTTGATGAAGCCAGAGTCACCACTGAGGGGCGGGGAGAATCTGAACCCGTAGCCCCCAACTCCGATTCCGACGGGAGCGACAACCCCGAAGGCAGGCAAAAGAACAGAAGAGTCGAGATAACTGTCGAAAAATAA
- the sufD gene encoding Fe-S cluster assembly protein SufD, which produces MSVTLSTGGNDGFLKVFSDFKEHASGKGIGWLDSIREKGIAKFSELGFPTPDNEDWRFTNVTPIARTNFGIEMNGRPKVSKQTVNRFIFPDLTCSLLVFIDGRYSQELSSISELPEGIKVLSLSEAFDREEELLQQSLSAYADFENEAFTALNAAFMEDGGFIYLPDKTVLKNPVHLLFITTEKEKPAITNVRNLIIVGDNSEANIVEHYVSLNDSVYLSNVVTELVLGENSTVGHYLLEQESKKAFNISTLRVQQARSSNLRSHSVLLGGALVRNNVHPVLAGEACDSLINGLFMPTGRQHMDNYMVVEHASPHCDSRQFYNGVLDGRSRGVFHGRIIVHKDAQKTDAKQTNRNLLLSDNAQIDTKPQLEIYADDVKCTHGATIGQMDENAVFYLRSRGIPDETARDILMSAFTSATLESIKIEQIRSYCEKLVADWFVQRKLSKKA; this is translated from the coding sequence ATGAGCGTTACGTTAAGTACCGGCGGGAACGACGGTTTTTTAAAAGTATTTTCAGACTTTAAGGAACACGCATCCGGAAAGGGCATAGGATGGCTCGACTCAATTCGTGAAAAGGGTATTGCAAAATTCTCCGAGCTCGGTTTCCCGACCCCTGATAACGAGGACTGGCGCTTTACGAATGTAACACCGATCGCGAGAACGAATTTCGGCATTGAAATGAACGGCCGTCCCAAAGTTTCCAAGCAAACGGTCAACCGGTTTATCTTTCCGGATTTAACATGCAGTCTCCTGGTTTTCATAGACGGGCGCTACTCTCAGGAATTGTCTTCGATTTCAGAACTGCCCGAGGGAATAAAAGTTCTCAGTCTCTCTGAGGCTTTTGACCGGGAAGAAGAACTATTACAACAAAGTCTTTCGGCTTACGCGGATTTCGAGAACGAGGCTTTTACGGCTCTCAACGCCGCTTTTATGGAGGACGGCGGGTTTATTTATCTTCCCGATAAAACGGTCCTCAAAAACCCTGTACACTTGCTTTTCATTACGACTGAAAAGGAAAAACCGGCAATAACAAATGTACGAAATCTGATTATCGTCGGCGACAACTCGGAGGCAAATATCGTTGAGCACTATGTTTCGCTCAATGACAGCGTATACCTCTCCAATGTTGTCACTGAGCTCGTTCTTGGAGAAAACAGCACCGTGGGCCATTACCTGTTAGAACAGGAGAGCAAAAAGGCATTTAACATATCTACCCTGAGAGTACAGCAGGCGCGCAGCTCCAATCTAAGATCGCACTCCGTACTTCTCGGAGGGGCGCTTGTGCGGAACAATGTTCACCCCGTCCTTGCTGGAGAGGCGTGCGATTCACTCATTAACGGCCTATTCATGCCGACGGGAAGACAGCATATGGATAACTATATGGTAGTCGAACACGCAAGCCCGCACTGCGACAGCAGGCAGTTTTATAACGGAGTTCTTGACGGAAGGTCGAGAGGCGTCTTTCACGGGCGGATAATTGTTCACAAGGACGCGCAGAAAACGGATGCCAAACAGACGAACAGGAATCTTCTCCTTTCAGACAATGCGCAGATCGACACCAAGCCGCAGCTCGAAATTTACGCGGACGACGTTAAATGCACCCACGGAGCCACTATAGGACAGATGGACGAGAACGCAGTCTTCTACCTCCGGTCCCGCGGTATTCCCGACGAGACGGCAAGGGATATATTAATGAGCGCATTCACAAGCGCGACTCTTGAGAGCATCAAAATAGAGCAGATTCGAAGTTATTGCGAAAAACTAGTAGCCGACTGGTTCGTCCAGAGAAAACTGTCAAAGAAAGCTTGA
- a CDS encoding VOC family protein — protein sequence MSEMKEYEPSTFCWPELVASDSEKAKEFYSNLFGWSITDVPIGDEQVYSMASIGGKEVGAMYQMWPEQETGDVPTHWASYVSVRDVDEAAKKAETSGGQVIVGPMDVFDAGRMAALIDPAGAVLSLWQPMNHIGARLVNEHGALCWNELLTNDLKKSGEFYAALFGWTASEQDMGGINYTVFMNGERPAGGMMEMDKQLGEMNPYWLVYFAVNDCDESADKTSSLGGEVLSSPMDIPDIGRIAVLKDSQGAVFAVIKMFAK from the coding sequence ATGAGTGAAATGAAAGAATATGAGCCTTCGACATTCTGCTGGCCCGAGCTCGTGGCCTCAGACTCGGAAAAGGCAAAGGAATTTTACTCGAATCTTTTCGGATGGAGTATTACCGACGTTCCGATCGGGGACGAGCAGGTTTACTCTATGGCCTCAATCGGAGGGAAAGAGGTAGGGGCCATGTATCAGATGTGGCCTGAGCAGGAAACCGGTGACGTGCCGACACACTGGGCGAGTTATGTTTCCGTAAGGGATGTTGACGAGGCGGCAAAAAAAGCCGAGACATCCGGCGGTCAGGTTATAGTGGGGCCTATGGACGTGTTTGACGCAGGCCGAATGGCCGCGCTGATAGATCCCGCCGGGGCCGTGCTCTCTCTCTGGCAGCCTATGAATCATATAGGGGCGCGTCTGGTTAACGAACACGGAGCATTATGCTGGAATGAGCTTCTCACTAACGATTTGAAGAAATCGGGGGAGTTCTATGCCGCGCTCTTCGGCTGGACGGCGAGTGAGCAGGATATGGGCGGTATTAACTATACCGTTTTTATGAACGGCGAAAGGCCTGCCGGCGGTATGATGGAAATGGATAAGCAGCTGGGGGAGATGAACCCTTACTGGCTTGTTTATTTTGCTGTAAATGACTGTGACGAATCGGCGGATAAGACTTCATCCCTGGGTGGGGAGGTTTTAAGCTCCCCAATGGATATCCCGGACATAGGGCGTATTGCGGTCCTGAAAGATTCTCAGGGAGCGGTGTTTGCCGTGATCAAAATGTTTGCAAAGTAG
- a CDS encoding aminotransferase class V-fold PLP-dependent enzyme, with protein sequence MSNNKKNNQGQSPEFYRREFPITEQSVYLDHAGVVPVSLRVKKEVERFLTEAAGKAIINYDSWMDRVEEVRSGCARLVGADTEEIAFVKNTSHGISIVAGGLDWREGDNVLVFEREFPSNIYPWLALEKKGVQVKLIPFNKDRILLEDIEKLIDSRTKLITMSSVQSVNGFMIDLCKLGALCRHNGILFFVDAIQSLGVVPMDVEKYNVDFLAADGHKWLLAPEGTGIFYCRKELAGNLSPNLIGWKSVKEDNNFEKIDLTLKDSALRFEEGSFNVMGIFALGASLDLLFEIGIDRIGEKVHELGDVIMDEALKRGFRLRTPRNRQERGGIVSFSGGFDPAELREKLWASNIIVNYRGGALRVAPHFYNTEEEILILFKSIDRLVPGL encoded by the coding sequence ATGAGCAATAACAAAAAGAATAATCAAGGACAGTCTCCGGAATTTTACAGACGGGAATTCCCGATTACCGAGCAGAGCGTTTACCTGGACCATGCGGGAGTAGTGCCTGTGTCGCTTAGGGTGAAAAAAGAGGTCGAGCGATTCCTCACGGAAGCTGCCGGTAAAGCGATAATTAATTATGATTCCTGGATGGATAGAGTAGAAGAAGTAAGGTCCGGTTGCGCAAGACTCGTGGGCGCCGATACGGAAGAAATAGCATTCGTTAAAAACACATCACACGGGATTTCAATAGTTGCAGGAGGACTTGACTGGAGGGAGGGGGATAATGTGCTTGTTTTCGAGAGAGAATTCCCTTCCAATATATACCCGTGGCTTGCCTTGGAAAAAAAGGGGGTTCAAGTCAAGCTCATTCCCTTTAACAAGGACCGGATATTACTCGAGGATATTGAGAAGCTGATAGATTCGCGGACAAAGCTTATCACAATGAGTTCCGTGCAGTCCGTAAACGGTTTCATGATTGATCTCTGTAAGCTAGGCGCTCTATGCAGGCACAACGGCATACTCTTCTTTGTCGACGCTATTCAGAGCCTCGGAGTAGTCCCTATGGATGTGGAAAAATACAATGTGGATTTTCTGGCGGCGGACGGGCACAAGTGGCTCCTCGCGCCCGAGGGGACTGGAATCTTCTATTGCAGAAAGGAGCTCGCAGGAAATTTGAGCCCTAATCTGATCGGGTGGAAGAGCGTTAAGGAGGATAATAACTTTGAAAAGATAGACCTTACTCTGAAAGACAGCGCTCTAAGGTTCGAAGAGGGATCATTTAACGTTATGGGCATATTCGCTTTAGGCGCTTCCCTCGACCTTTTGTTTGAAATAGGCATTGACCGGATAGGCGAGAAGGTACATGAGCTCGGTGATGTGATAATGGATGAGGCTCTAAAGAGGGGATTTCGTCTAAGAACTCCCCGTAACCGTCAGGAAAGAGGGGGCATAGTCTCGTTCTCCGGGGGTTTTGACCCCGCGGAATTGAGGGAAAAATTATGGGCCTCGAATATTATTGTCAACTACAGGGGCGGGGCTTTAAGGGTGGCGCCGCACTTCTATAACACCGAAGAAGAAATATTAATACTGTTTAAGTCTATTGACCGGCTGGTGCCCGGGTTGTAG
- the sufC gene encoding Fe-S cluster assembly ATPase SufC, with product MLEIKNLHVNVADQEIIKGLDLKVNAGEMHSIMGPNGSGKSTLAQVLAGRESYEVTEGEITFEGKDLLELAPEERAGEGIFMAFQYPVEIPGVANTYLLREALNSIRKYRGQEPLKHVEFGKFAKEKMEMMGMGDNLLKRAVNEGFSGGEKKKNEIFQMQILEPRLAILDETDSGLDIDALKVVADGVNSLRNPERAFIVITHYQRLLDYIVPDFVHVLVDGKIAKSGGKELALELEDKGYGWVEEEARTAVNN from the coding sequence ATGCTGGAAATTAAGAATCTGCATGTAAACGTTGCGGATCAGGAAATCATTAAAGGACTGGATTTGAAAGTAAATGCTGGCGAGATGCATTCGATAATGGGTCCGAACGGGTCCGGAAAAAGCACCCTGGCACAGGTGCTCGCCGGCCGCGAGTCGTACGAAGTAACGGAAGGTGAAATCACATTTGAAGGTAAGGATCTCCTGGAGCTCGCCCCTGAGGAAAGGGCAGGCGAGGGTATATTCATGGCGTTTCAGTACCCTGTGGAGATTCCAGGGGTGGCTAATACCTACCTGCTCAGGGAGGCGCTCAACTCGATAAGGAAATACCGCGGACAGGAGCCCTTGAAGCACGTGGAATTCGGAAAATTCGCGAAGGAAAAAATGGAAATGATGGGCATGGGGGATAACCTGCTCAAACGTGCCGTAAACGAGGGATTCTCGGGGGGAGAAAAGAAAAAGAATGAAATCTTCCAGATGCAGATACTTGAGCCGAGGCTCGCGATTCTGGATGAGACGGACTCGGGTCTGGATATCGACGCCCTCAAGGTAGTGGCCGACGGGGTGAATTCACTGAGAAATCCTGAACGAGCTTTCATCGTGATAACACACTATCAGAGATTGCTTGACTACATAGTTCCCGACTTTGTACATGTACTTGTTGACGGAAAGATAGCCAAGTCCGGCGGAAAGGAACTCGCGCTTGAGCTTGAGGACAAAGGATATGGCTGGGTTGAAGAGGAAGCCAGGACAGCTGTTAATAACTAA
- the sufB gene encoding Fe-S cluster assembly protein SufB gives MSIDLEKLAEQEYKYGFFTNIEQEIAPKGLNEDTIRLISSKKKEPEWLLEWRLKAYENWLTMKEPKWPHVTYPPIDYQNISYYAAPKQKDRPKSLDDIDPEIKEAYDKLGIPLDEQKMLAGVAVDAVFDSVSVITTFKEKLAESGVIFCSISEAVQEHPELVKKYLGFVVPHNDNFFAALNSAVFTDGSFVYIPKGVRCPMELSTYFRINAESTGQFERTLIIAEEGSYVSYLEGCTAPKRDENQLHAAVVELIAHKDATIKYSTIQNWYPGNAEGEGGIYNFVTKRGRCLGRNSHISWTQVETGSAITWKYPSCILEGDNSVGEFYSVALTNRRQQADTGTKMIHIGKNTKSTIISKGISAGHGQNTYRGLVQIGKDASGSRNYTQCDSMLIGDKCGAHTFPYIEVKNSTAQMEHEASTSKIGEDQIFYCQQRGLSAEDAVSLIVNGFCKEVFRELPFEFAVEAEKLLSISLEGSVG, from the coding sequence ATGAGTATTGATCTTGAAAAACTGGCGGAACAGGAATACAAATACGGCTTCTTCACCAATATCGAGCAGGAAATTGCGCCGAAAGGATTGAATGAAGATACTATAAGGCTTATTTCGAGCAAAAAGAAAGAGCCGGAATGGCTCCTCGAATGGAGACTTAAAGCCTACGAAAACTGGCTAACAATGAAAGAGCCGAAGTGGCCTCATGTCACCTATCCTCCTATCGATTATCAGAATATTAGCTATTACGCCGCCCCGAAACAAAAAGACAGGCCCAAGAGTCTGGATGACATAGATCCGGAAATAAAAGAAGCATACGACAAGCTCGGCATTCCCCTTGACGAGCAAAAGATGCTGGCCGGGGTGGCCGTAGATGCTGTATTCGACAGCGTATCGGTTATCACTACTTTCAAGGAAAAGCTGGCGGAATCCGGGGTAATCTTCTGCTCAATATCGGAAGCGGTTCAGGAGCATCCCGAGCTGGTAAAAAAATATCTCGGTTTTGTGGTTCCGCACAATGATAACTTCTTCGCGGCTTTAAACTCGGCGGTCTTTACGGACGGATCATTCGTATATATACCGAAGGGAGTCCGGTGCCCGATGGAGCTATCAACCTATTTCAGAATTAATGCCGAAAGTACGGGACAGTTTGAAAGGACCCTCATAATCGCCGAGGAAGGGAGCTACGTAAGCTACCTCGAAGGATGCACGGCGCCCAAGAGAGACGAGAATCAGCTTCACGCGGCTGTCGTAGAGCTAATCGCTCATAAAGACGCTACAATCAAATACTCCACTATTCAGAACTGGTACCCGGGCAACGCGGAGGGCGAGGGCGGAATTTATAATTTCGTGACCAAGCGCGGAAGGTGTCTTGGAAGAAACTCCCACATTTCATGGACGCAGGTAGAGACAGGCTCCGCGATAACCTGGAAATATCCGAGCTGCATACTCGAGGGAGACAATTCGGTCGGCGAGTTTTATTCGGTGGCGCTCACCAACAGGCGACAGCAGGCGGACACGGGCACGAAGATGATTCATATCGGAAAAAACACCAAAAGCACTATAATATCCAAGGGAATATCTGCAGGGCACGGACAAAATACGTACAGGGGTCTTGTACAAATCGGCAAAGACGCCTCAGGATCCAGAAATTATACACAGTGCGATTCCATGCTGATCGGGGACAAGTGCGGGGCGCACACTTTTCCATATATAGAGGTAAAAAATTCAACCGCTCAGATGGAGCATGAGGCATCCACATCAAAAATCGGCGAAGACCAGATTTTCTACTGCCAGCAGCGCGGGCTGTCGGCTGAGGACGCTGTTTCCCTTATAGTGAACGGTTTTTGCAAGGAAGTATTCAGGGAGCTGCCGTTTGAGTTCGCGGTGGAGGCTGAAAAGCTGCTGAGCATTAGCCTTGAGGGAAGCGTCGGATAA
- a CDS encoding DUF4159 domain-containing protein, producing the protein MSTRREFLRNILALSVGAISAPLLGLYEGSKFRFTQISYSGDWDPRPRAYKRLMSAIELRTSVTASYDRKVVNLNEADLFNYPFLYIAGDESFEPFTDEERRRLRKFLKLGGTLVIDDVSGLDASPFDSQIRNELASIIPEIPLARLPQDHVVFKSFYLLYSASGRKIVSPYLEGITFSDEDRTAVFYSRNDLGGAWSEDEFGKWEYECIPGGESQRELAFRLGINMVLYALTGNYKKDQIHIPFIKRRQLL; encoded by the coding sequence GTGTCCACTAGAAGAGAATTCCTCAGAAACATCCTGGCCTTGAGTGTAGGAGCTATTTCAGCTCCGCTTCTGGGACTTTATGAAGGATCGAAGTTCCGTTTCACCCAGATATCATATTCCGGCGATTGGGACCCGAGACCCAGAGCGTATAAAAGGCTCATGAGCGCAATTGAGCTAAGAACGAGCGTGACGGCTTCCTACGACAGGAAAGTCGTCAACTTAAACGAGGCCGATCTATTTAATTACCCCTTTCTCTATATTGCGGGGGATGAGAGCTTCGAGCCTTTCACGGACGAGGAAAGGAGGAGGCTAAGAAAGTTTTTGAAGCTCGGGGGAACTCTTGTGATCGACGATGTTTCAGGATTAGACGCGTCGCCGTTTGACTCGCAGATAAGGAATGAGCTTGCAAGCATAATCCCCGAAATACCACTCGCCCGGCTTCCACAGGACCACGTGGTTTTCAAATCCTTTTATCTCCTCTACTCCGCAAGCGGCAGAAAAATCGTGAGTCCTTATCTCGAAGGCATAACTTTCAGCGACGAGGATAGAACCGCGGTGTTCTATTCGAGAAACGACCTGGGAGGAGCGTGGTCGGAGGACGAATTCGGAAAGTGGGAGTATGAATGTATTCCGGGCGGGGAATCCCAAAGGGAGCTTGCGTTCAGACTCGGAATCAATATGGTTCTTTACGCGCTTACGGGAAATTACAAAAAGGATCAGATACACATTCCGTTTATTAAACGCAGACAGCTCCTATAG
- a CDS encoding superoxide dismutase: MPHELPKLPYDYNALEPHIDARTMEIHYTKHHQGYVDKLNAALEKHPELQGKSVEDLLKDLNSVPEDIRTAVRNNGGGHANHSLFWPVMGPNGGGEPAGDIAEAINSSFDGFESFKEQFSAAAAGRFGSGWAWLSVDGGGKLIVTSTPNQDSPLSEGLIPVLGLDVWEHAYYLNYQNRRPDYISAWWNVVNWEQVAANYSSAK; the protein is encoded by the coding sequence ATGCCACACGAATTACCGAAACTTCCTTATGATTATAATGCTCTAGAGCCTCACATAGATGCCCGCACTATGGAAATTCATTATACAAAACACCATCAGGGCTATGTGGACAAGCTGAATGCGGCTCTCGAAAAGCACCCGGAACTGCAAGGGAAAAGCGTTGAAGATTTGCTTAAAGATTTAAATTCCGTACCGGAAGATATTAGAACGGCTGTCAGGAATAACGGAGGCGGCCATGCCAACCACAGTCTGTTCTGGCCCGTAATGGGACCGAACGGAGGAGGAGAGCCTGCGGGCGATATCGCCGAGGCTATAAATTCCAGTTTCGACGGTTTTGAGTCCTTCAAGGAGCAGTTCTCGGCTGCGGCTGCGGGACGGTTCGGAAGCGGCTGGGCCTGGCTGTCGGTGGACGGAGGCGGCAAACTTATTGTCACATCGACTCCGAATCAGGACAGCCCTCTGTCGGAAGGCCTGATCCCCGTGCTCGGACTGGATGTTTGGGAACACGCTTATTATCTGAATTATCAGAACAGAAGACCCGATTATATTTCAGCATGGTGGAACGTCGTAAACTGGGAGCAGGTAGCTGCTAATTATTCTTCTGCGAAATAA
- the ilvD gene encoding dihydroxy-acid dehydratase, translating into MRKFSSLVVEGDDRAPNRSMLRAVGFKDRDFKKPVVGIASTWSMVTPCNMHIDKLALEAGRGADKAGGKSIIFNTITVSDGISMGTPGMRYSLVSREVIADSIETVAAAEGFDGFVAIGGCDKNMPGCLMAMSRLNRPSVFVYGGTIMPGNYNGKPVDIVSVFEAVGAHANKDISDTQLKKIESSAIPGPGSCGGMYTANTMASAIEALGMSLPNSSAQAAVSAEKNKDCLDAGAAVVNLIKNNIRPSDIMTKKAFENAITVVITLGGSTNAVLHLLAIAHAANVKLTIDDFNRIGKKVPVLADLKPSGKYMMADFSRIGGLTPLMKILLDAGLLHGDCMTVTGKTVKENLKNAGSYPKGQEIVYPIDRPIKKESHIVILRGSLAPDGAVAKISGKEGHSFIGKAIVFNSEEQALKAILGGRVKKGHVIVIRYEGPRGGPGMREMLSPTSAVMGKGLGNDVALITDGRFSGGTHGFVVGHITPEAYDGGVIAVVKNGDVIRIDAGKKEINLEVSKSEIKKRLARWKRPAQKEKRGVLAKYARLVSSASEGAVTDKES; encoded by the coding sequence ATGCGGAAATTTTCTTCACTGGTTGTGGAGGGAGACGACAGGGCCCCAAACCGCTCGATGTTGAGGGCTGTGGGGTTCAAGGACAGGGATTTCAAAAAGCCCGTCGTTGGCATCGCTTCCACGTGGAGTATGGTCACGCCGTGCAACATGCACATTGACAAGCTTGCGCTTGAAGCCGGGCGCGGCGCCGACAAGGCGGGAGGTAAATCCATCATATTCAACACAATCACTGTTTCGGACGGCATTTCCATGGGTACGCCCGGAATGAGATATTCCCTGGTTTCGCGAGAAGTGATTGCAGATTCGATAGAAACTGTCGCCGCCGCCGAGGGCTTTGACGGCTTTGTCGCGATAGGGGGCTGCGATAAGAACATGCCCGGATGTCTGATGGCAATGTCCCGTCTAAACCGCCCTTCGGTGTTTGTTTACGGCGGCACTATAATGCCGGGGAATTATAACGGTAAGCCGGTAGACATAGTATCTGTATTTGAAGCGGTCGGTGCTCACGCTAACAAGGATATTTCGGACACGCAATTGAAAAAAATCGAATCCAGCGCAATACCGGGCCCCGGATCGTGCGGCGGTATGTATACTGCGAATACTATGGCGTCAGCTATCGAGGCGCTCGGTATGAGCCTTCCCAACAGCTCTGCCCAGGCCGCCGTATCTGCTGAGAAGAATAAGGACTGCCTTGATGCGGGAGCGGCTGTAGTCAACCTTATCAAGAACAATATACGCCCGAGCGATATTATGACTAAGAAGGCATTTGAGAATGCCATTACGGTTGTTATCACGCTTGGCGGGTCTACCAACGCGGTTCTGCACCTTCTTGCGATAGCGCATGCCGCTAATGTGAAGCTCACGATCGACGACTTTAACCGTATCGGCAAAAAGGTGCCTGTCCTCGCCGACCTAAAGCCGAGCGGTAAATACATGATGGCCGATTTCTCGAGAATCGGTGGACTTACTCCGCTTATGAAAATTCTGCTTGACGCCGGGCTGCTGCATGGAGACTGCATGACTGTTACCGGGAAGACGGTAAAGGAGAATCTGAAAAACGCGGGTTCATACCCGAAAGGTCAGGAAATCGTATATCCGATTGACAGGCCGATTAAAAAGGAAAGTCATATTGTGATTTTGAGAGGCAGCCTCGCGCCTGATGGAGCTGTGGCGAAGATCTCAGGCAAAGAAGGTCATTCCTTTATCGGAAAGGCCATTGTATTTAACTCCGAGGAACAGGCCCTGAAAGCAATTCTCGGCGGAAGGGTGAAAAAGGGGCACGTTATAGTAATCCGCTACGAAGGCCCCAGAGGCGGGCCCGGAATGAGGGAGATGCTCTCTCCGACATCCGCGGTTATGGGAAAGGGGCTGGGAAATGATGTGGCTCTCATAACGGACGGACGATTCTCGGGGGGCACGCATGGATTCGTCGTGGGTCATATAACACCCGAGGCTTATGACGGAGGTGTTATCGCCGTTGTAAAGAACGGCGATGTTATAAGGATCGATGCCGGGAAGAAAGAGATAAATCTCGAGGTTTCGAAGAGCGAGATTAAAAAGAGGCTCGCAAGATGGAAAAGACCGGCACAGAAGGAAAAGCGAGGTGTGCTAGCCAAGTACGCGAGGCTTGTTTCCTCTGCTTCTGAAGGCGCGGTTACGGATAAAGAGTCTTAA